CGGCCTGGGCGGCGTGGGCAGCTACGCGGCCGAGGGCCTGGTGCGCAGCGGCGTGGGCCACCTCACGCTCGTGGACTTCGACGAGGTGTGCGTCACCAACACCAACCGGCAGCTGCACGCCACGGCCAAGACCGTGGGCAAGAGCAAGGCCGAGCTGATGGCGCAGCGCTGCCGGGAGATCAACCCGGACGCGAAGGTGGAGGCGCTGCGCGAGTTCTACCGCGACGAGCTGAGCGAGCAGCTGCTCAGCCCGGGCTACGACTTCGTGGTGGACGCCATCGACAACGTGAAGGCGAAGCTGCACCTGCTCAACGCCTGCGTGAAGCGCGGCCTGCCGGTGGTCAGCTCCATGGGCGCCGCCGGCCGCCTCGACCCCACCGCCATCCGCGTGGAGGACCTGTGCGAGACGCACATGGACCCCTTCGCCAAGGACATCCGCAAGCTCCTCAAGCGCAAGTACGGCGTGGACACCGAGAAGCACACCGGCATCACCGCCGTGTACAGCATCGAGGTGCGCCGCCAGCCGGTGGGGCTCAAGTACGACGACGCGCACGACGGCTTCCTGTGCGTGTGCCCCAACGACAACGACTTCCACACCTGCGACTCGCGCACGCAGATCGACGGCAGCGTGGCCTTCGTCACCAGCGTGTTCGGGATGAACGCGGCGGGCGTCGTGGTGCGCCGGCTGGCCGCTGCCCGCTAGGCCGCGGCGACGGCGACGCTCTCGCGCCCGCAGGCGCGGCGGAACACGCACTTCGCGCACACGCCCAGGTCGTCCGTCATGGGGAAGGCGCTCTCGTCCTTCGCCACGTTGGAGGCCGGGTCCGCGAGCAGCGAGCGCATGCGCTCCACCGAGCGCGAGAAGTGCGCGCGGAAGCCCGCGATCGCCGCCTCGTCCACCGGCACGTCCGTCTCCAGGGGGCGGCTGTCCTGCAGCTCGTTGAGGTACACGAGCGAGGTGCGCACCCGCTCCACCGGGAAGCGGTAGCGCTGCGCCACGTAGAGCGCGTAGCCGAGCACCTGCTCGTCGTAGCCGTCGCGCGCGCGGCCCGTCTTCCAGTCCACCACCACCGGCGTGCCCGCCTCGTCCACGAAGGCGAAGTCCGGAATGGCGAACACCTTCACCCCGTCCAGGGTGAAGTGCGAGAACTCGAAGCCCGCGTCCACCTCGAGCCACTGCTCGGGCTTGAGCGAGCGCGCGACGGTGGGCCAGCGCGAGGCGAAGAAGCCCGCGAGCGCGGCGCGCGCCGTCTCCCAGCTGTCCTTCCACGCCTGGTCCGTCACCGGCTCCGCGTACTCGTGCTCCACGAGCCCCGAGAAGGACTTGCGCGGCCCCTTGCCCTGGCGGTACGCGCGGCTCTTGGAGTGGCGGAAGTCCTCGCGCATCACGTTGCGCGCGCGCTCCTCCACCTTCGGCGGGTCCACCGGGCGGCCCGCGCGGATGTCGAGCAGCACGTCCTTGATGGCGTCGTGCACCACGCTGCCCGCCCAGGTGTAGCGGTTGCCCAGCTTCTTGAGCATGTACAGCTCGCGCGCCTCGGCCGGCGCCGCGCGGTCCCACCCACCCCAGGAGCGGTAGTAGTGGAAGTAGTAGGCGCGCAGGCACTCGGAGAGCTTCTCGTGGCGGCTCTTCGACCAGGAGAAGTCGTTCGTCAGGACGCGGGGCATGCGGGCGGGCACTCTAGACGCTCGCCCGCTCTTCCAGAAGGGGGGCAGGCATCCAGGCGAGCGCATGCTCTCGCAATGGCCTAGGGTGCCGGGCGCGATGGTCACCCGGAAGACAGGGCGCGCGGCCCCGAGCGCACCCGCAGTGAAGGCTTCGCTCCCCGAGGCTGCCCGTGCCCCCCTGCGGGCCGCCCTGCTCGCCTGGTACGACCGCGAGAAGCGCGACCTGCCCTGGCGGCGCACCCGCGACCCCTACGCCATCTGGCTCAGCGAGGTCATGCTGCAGCAGACGCAGGTGGCCACCGTCATCCCCTACTGGGAGCGCTTCCTCGCGCGCTTTCCCACGGTGGCCGCGCTCGCCGCGGCGCCTCTGGAGGAGGTGCTCACCGGGTGGAAGGGGCTCGGCTACTACAGCCGCGCGCGCAACCTGCACCGCGCCGCGCAGGAGGTGGTGCAGCGCTACGGCGGGCAGCTGCCGCGCACCGCCGCCGAGCTGCTCACCCTGCCCGGCTTCGGGCGCTACACCGCCGGCGCCGTGGCCTCCATCGCCGGGGGCGAGGCGGCGCCGCTCGTGGACGGCAACGTCGCCCGGGTGCTCAGCCGCCTCTTCGAGGTGAAGGGGCTGCCCGGAGACCGCGCGCGCGAGGCGCGGCTGTGGCAGCTCGCGGGGGAGCTGGTGCAGGGCGAGCGCCCCGGCGACTTCAACCAGGCGCTGATGGAGCACGGGGCCACCGTGTGCCGCCCGGAGAAGCCCCTGTGCCTCCTATGCCCGGTGCGCGAGCACTGCGGCGCCTACCGGCACGGGCGCGTGGACGCGCTGCCGCCCGCGAAGGTGCGCGCGGCGCCGAAGCTGCTCACGCTCGCGCTTGCGGTGTGGGCGGATGACGAGGGGCGCCTCCTGCTCGCGCGGCGCGCGGAGAAGGGCCTGTTCGGCGGACTCTGGGAGCTGCCCGCGGCGGAGGTGGCGGCGGAGGCCACGGACGCGCAGGCGGGGGAGGCGCTCTCGGAGGCGCTCGGGGTGCGCGTGCTGCCCGAGCGCGCGCTCGGTGAGGTGAAGCGCCAGCTCACGCACCGCTCGCTCACGCTGCGGCTCGTGCAGGTCTCGGGGGCGAAGGTGCCGGTGACGGCGCCGGGCTTCGTGGACCTGCGCTGGTGCACGCGCGAGGAGGCGCTCGCGCTGGGGATGAGCACCGCGATGCACAAGGCGCTGGAGGTGGCACTCCTGAACACGGCGGGGAAGCCACTTCCCTCTCCCAAGGGGAGAGGGAGGACTAGGTAAGCGCCTCGCGCAGCAGGCGCTGGGCCTGCTTCAGCTCTCCGAGGATGCGCTCGGCGTCCACCACCGAGCGCATCGCGAGCCCGCAGGCGGGCGTGAGCAGCACGTGCTCGGCGAGCGCCTGGGCGGAGTGCCCCTCGGGGAGCCCTGCGCGCAGCAGCGCCGCGACGCTCACCACCCGCTCCTCCACGCTGTAGCCCGCGGCGAGGTCCGTGGGGATGATGCCCAGGCTCAGGGTGGCGCCGCCCTCGAGGAAGCGCGCGAGCGCCGCGCGCGCGAGCAGCAGCGGCTCGAGCGAGAGCCGCGCGTCCAGCGAGACGACGTCCACGCCCGTCTCCAGCACGCTGCCCCAGTCGGTGTTGCCGCAGCAGTGCACGCCCACCAGCGCGCCCTCGCGCTGCAGGCTCGCCACCAGCAGCCGCAGGTGCTGCAGCGCGAGCAGCTGGCGGGGGTTCGCGCGGGCGAAGGCGTAGAGCCCGGGCTCGTCCAGGAAGAAGAGCGGCGTGGTGCCCGCGCGCCGCAGCGCCCGCACCATGGCGAGCGAGCGCGCGAGCAGCAGCCGGAACACCGCGTCCTCC
This Aggregicoccus sp. 17bor-14 DNA region includes the following protein-coding sequences:
- a CDS encoding ThiF family adenylyltransferase: MIEQPTPTPAAVPPPAVSPLAKPFKLSRRFDRTGRLLGDSAMERLAGARVVVFGLGGVGSYAAEGLVRSGVGHLTLVDFDEVCVTNTNRQLHATAKTVGKSKAELMAQRCREINPDAKVEALREFYRDELSEQLLSPGYDFVVDAIDNVKAKLHLLNACVKRGLPVVSSMGAAGRLDPTAIRVEDLCETHMDPFAKDIRKLLKRKYGVDTEKHTGITAVYSIEVRRQPVGLKYDDAHDGFLCVCPNDNDFHTCDSRTQIDGSVAFVTSVFGMNAAGVVVRRLAAAR
- a CDS encoding PD-(D/E)XK nuclease family protein, whose amino-acid sequence is MPRVLTNDFSWSKSRHEKLSECLRAYYFHYYRSWGGWDRAAPAEARELYMLKKLGNRYTWAGSVVHDAIKDVLLDIRAGRPVDPPKVEERARNVMREDFRHSKSRAYRQGKGPRKSFSGLVEHEYAEPVTDQAWKDSWETARAALAGFFASRWPTVARSLKPEQWLEVDAGFEFSHFTLDGVKVFAIPDFAFVDEAGTPVVVDWKTGRARDGYDEQVLGYALYVAQRYRFPVERVRTSLVYLNELQDSRPLETDVPVDEAAIAGFRAHFSRSVERMRSLLADPASNVAKDESAFPMTDDLGVCAKCVFRRACGRESVAVAAA
- the mutY gene encoding A/G-specific adenine glycosylase, which encodes MVTRKTGRAAPSAPAVKASLPEAARAPLRAALLAWYDREKRDLPWRRTRDPYAIWLSEVMLQQTQVATVIPYWERFLARFPTVAALAAAPLEEVLTGWKGLGYYSRARNLHRAAQEVVQRYGGQLPRTAAELLTLPGFGRYTAGAVASIAGGEAAPLVDGNVARVLSRLFEVKGLPGDRAREARLWQLAGELVQGERPGDFNQALMEHGATVCRPEKPLCLLCPVREHCGAYRHGRVDALPPAKVRAAPKLLTLALAVWADDEGRLLLARRAEKGLFGGLWELPAAEVAAEATDAQAGEALSEALGVRVLPERALGEVKRQLTHRSLTLRLVQVSGAKVPVTAPGFVDLRWCTREEALALGMSTAMHKALEVALLNTAGKPLPSPKGRGRTR